One window from the genome of Salvia splendens isolate huo1 chromosome 9, SspV2, whole genome shotgun sequence encodes:
- the LOC121749707 gene encoding protein NDL1-like isoform X3 — protein MVFSFAKREHIVRTGSGSVSVIVYGDPDKPALVTYPDLALNHISCFQGLFFCPEAATLLLHNFCVYHISPPGHELGAAAICADIPVPSLSDLADQILEVLNYFKLGAVMCMGVMAGAYVLTLFAMKFRERVLGLILVSPLCKAPSWTEWLCNKVMANLLYYYGICNMLKDCLLYRYFSKEVRGSAEVPESDIVQACRKLLDERKSSNVLRFLQAINRRPDITDGLMTLKCRTLIFVGDDSPFHSEGLHMAANLDRRYSALVEVQACGSVVTEEQPYAMLVPMEYFLVGYGIHKPNHFNSSPRSPLYPTCIAPELLSPESMGLKLKPIRTHLSSQR, from the exons ATGGTATTTTCCTTTGCCAAAAGG GAACATATTGTACGGACTGGGAGTGGCTCTGTTTCAGTTATAGTGTATGGAGATCCCGACAAGCCAGCTTTAGTCACTTATCCTGATTTAGCTTTAAATC ATATATCCTGTTTCCAAGGATTGTTCTTTTGTCCAGAAGCTGCAACTTTGCTGCTCCACAATTTCTGCGTTTACCATATTAGTCCTCCAGGACACGAG TTGGGAGCTGCGGCAATTTGTGCCGATATCCCTGTGCCTTCTCTCAGTGACTTAGCCGATCAAATTCTTGAAGTGCTTAACTATTTTAA GCTTGGTGCAGTTATGTGCATGGGCGTAATGGCTGGAGCTTATGTTCTCACCTTATTTGCT ATGAAATTTAGGGAGCGAGTTCTTGGTTTGATACTTGTTTCTCCTTTATGTAAAGCTCCATCTTGGACAGAATGGCTGTGCAATAAG GTAATGGCCAACTtgctctattactatggaataTGCAACATGCTTAAGGATTGTTTACTTTATCGGTACTTTAGCAAG GAAGTTCGTGGCAGTGCTGAAGTTCCAGAATCAGACATAGTTCAAGCATGCAGAAAA CTGCTTGATGAGAGGAAGAGCTCAAATGTTCTGCGGTTCCTTCAAGCAATAAATAG GAGACCTGACATTACTGATGGGCTGATGACGCTAAAGTGTCGAACTTTAATATTTGTTGGAGATGATTCTCCTTTCCATTCAGAAGGTCTTCACATGGCTGCTAACTTAGACAGAAGATACAGTGCCTTGGTAGAG GTTCAAGCTTGCGGGTCAGTAGTGACTGAGGAGCAGCCATACGCAATGTTGGTGCCGATGGAATATTTTCTCGTAGGGTATGGTATACACAAACCGAATCATTTTAACAGCAGCCCCAGGAGTCCACTTTACCCTACGTGTATCGCTCCAGAACTCCTCTCTCCAGAAAGCATGGGATTAAAGCTAAAACCAATCAGGACTCACCTTTCATCACAAAGATAG
- the LOC121749707 gene encoding protein NDL1-like isoform X2 — translation MPEPCAGSACLDVETIYLGGKEHIVRTGSGSVSVIVYGDPDKPALVTYPDLALNHISCFQGLFFCPEAATLLLHNFCVYHISPPGHELGAAAICADIPVPSLSDLADQILEVLNYFKLGAVMCMGVMAGAYVLTLFAMKFRERVLGLILVSPLCKAPSWTEWLCNKVMANLLYYYGICNMLKDCLLYRYFSKEVRGSAEVPESDIVQACRKLLDERKSSNVLRFLQAINRPDITDGLMTLKCRTLIFVGDDSPFHSEGLHMAANLDRRYSALVEVQACGSVVTEEQPYAMLVPMEYFLVGYGIHKPNHFNSSPRSPLYPTCIAPELLSPESMGLKLKPIRTHLSSQR, via the exons ATGCCTGAACCCTGCGCCGGTTCTGCTTGCCTAGACGTTGAGACCATCTATCTCGGCGGAAAG GAACATATTGTACGGACTGGGAGTGGCTCTGTTTCAGTTATAGTGTATGGAGATCCCGACAAGCCAGCTTTAGTCACTTATCCTGATTTAGCTTTAAATC ATATATCCTGTTTCCAAGGATTGTTCTTTTGTCCAGAAGCTGCAACTTTGCTGCTCCACAATTTCTGCGTTTACCATATTAGTCCTCCAGGACACGAG TTGGGAGCTGCGGCAATTTGTGCCGATATCCCTGTGCCTTCTCTCAGTGACTTAGCCGATCAAATTCTTGAAGTGCTTAACTATTTTAA GCTTGGTGCAGTTATGTGCATGGGCGTAATGGCTGGAGCTTATGTTCTCACCTTATTTGCT ATGAAATTTAGGGAGCGAGTTCTTGGTTTGATACTTGTTTCTCCTTTATGTAAAGCTCCATCTTGGACAGAATGGCTGTGCAATAAG GTAATGGCCAACTtgctctattactatggaataTGCAACATGCTTAAGGATTGTTTACTTTATCGGTACTTTAGCAAG GAAGTTCGTGGCAGTGCTGAAGTTCCAGAATCAGACATAGTTCAAGCATGCAGAAAA CTGCTTGATGAGAGGAAGAGCTCAAATGTTCTGCGGTTCCTTCAAGCAATAAATAG ACCTGACATTACTGATGGGCTGATGACGCTAAAGTGTCGAACTTTAATATTTGTTGGAGATGATTCTCCTTTCCATTCAGAAGGTCTTCACATGGCTGCTAACTTAGACAGAAGATACAGTGCCTTGGTAGAG GTTCAAGCTTGCGGGTCAGTAGTGACTGAGGAGCAGCCATACGCAATGTTGGTGCCGATGGAATATTTTCTCGTAGGGTATGGTATACACAAACCGAATCATTTTAACAGCAGCCCCAGGAGTCCACTTTACCCTACGTGTATCGCTCCAGAACTCCTCTCTCCAGAAAGCATGGGATTAAAGCTAAAACCAATCAGGACTCACCTTTCATCACAAAGATAG
- the LOC121749707 gene encoding protein NDL1-like isoform X1, whose protein sequence is MPEPCAGSACLDVETIYLGGKEHIVRTGSGSVSVIVYGDPDKPALVTYPDLALNHISCFQGLFFCPEAATLLLHNFCVYHISPPGHELGAAAICADIPVPSLSDLADQILEVLNYFKLGAVMCMGVMAGAYVLTLFAMKFRERVLGLILVSPLCKAPSWTEWLCNKVMANLLYYYGICNMLKDCLLYRYFSKEVRGSAEVPESDIVQACRKLLDERKSSNVLRFLQAINRRPDITDGLMTLKCRTLIFVGDDSPFHSEGLHMAANLDRRYSALVEVQACGSVVTEEQPYAMLVPMEYFLVGYGIHKPNHFNSSPRSPLYPTCIAPELLSPESMGLKLKPIRTHLSSQR, encoded by the exons ATGCCTGAACCCTGCGCCGGTTCTGCTTGCCTAGACGTTGAGACCATCTATCTCGGCGGAAAG GAACATATTGTACGGACTGGGAGTGGCTCTGTTTCAGTTATAGTGTATGGAGATCCCGACAAGCCAGCTTTAGTCACTTATCCTGATTTAGCTTTAAATC ATATATCCTGTTTCCAAGGATTGTTCTTTTGTCCAGAAGCTGCAACTTTGCTGCTCCACAATTTCTGCGTTTACCATATTAGTCCTCCAGGACACGAG TTGGGAGCTGCGGCAATTTGTGCCGATATCCCTGTGCCTTCTCTCAGTGACTTAGCCGATCAAATTCTTGAAGTGCTTAACTATTTTAA GCTTGGTGCAGTTATGTGCATGGGCGTAATGGCTGGAGCTTATGTTCTCACCTTATTTGCT ATGAAATTTAGGGAGCGAGTTCTTGGTTTGATACTTGTTTCTCCTTTATGTAAAGCTCCATCTTGGACAGAATGGCTGTGCAATAAG GTAATGGCCAACTtgctctattactatggaataTGCAACATGCTTAAGGATTGTTTACTTTATCGGTACTTTAGCAAG GAAGTTCGTGGCAGTGCTGAAGTTCCAGAATCAGACATAGTTCAAGCATGCAGAAAA CTGCTTGATGAGAGGAAGAGCTCAAATGTTCTGCGGTTCCTTCAAGCAATAAATAG GAGACCTGACATTACTGATGGGCTGATGACGCTAAAGTGTCGAACTTTAATATTTGTTGGAGATGATTCTCCTTTCCATTCAGAAGGTCTTCACATGGCTGCTAACTTAGACAGAAGATACAGTGCCTTGGTAGAG GTTCAAGCTTGCGGGTCAGTAGTGACTGAGGAGCAGCCATACGCAATGTTGGTGCCGATGGAATATTTTCTCGTAGGGTATGGTATACACAAACCGAATCATTTTAACAGCAGCCCCAGGAGTCCACTTTACCCTACGTGTATCGCTCCAGAACTCCTCTCTCCAGAAAGCATGGGATTAAAGCTAAAACCAATCAGGACTCACCTTTCATCACAAAGATAG
- the LOC121749034 gene encoding K(+) efflux antiporter 4-like, with protein sequence MRTFFALLILFYFFLSPLIAGDSMPEIAGVNATALNDTSLRKENTLADMIDHALEKEFNETDELTDVKDHGSFNNSVNEQQAVLETVARVKPKKNETKDEKSFQFHDVFTLDAENQPEETPTLIDSKDNVFIMSNRKSKFPILQLDLRFISDLVVVIVSATCGGIAFACAGQPVITGYLLAGSLIGPGGFSIVSEMVQVETVAQFGVIFLLFALGLEFSVVKIRVVRAVAFFGGLLQILLFMCLCGITALLCGGEASEGVFVGVFLSMSSTAVVLKFLMEKNSINTLYGQVTVGTLVLQDCTVGLLFALLPILGGTSGALQGIVSMTKLLVVLVTFLTILAILSRTLIPRLLKLMISLSSQTNELYQLTSVALCLLVAWCSDKLGLSLELGSFAAGLMISTTDHAHHTLEQVEPIRNFFAALFLASIGMLIHVQFLWNHIDILLAAVILVIIIKTIVFSLVVRGFGYNNKTSLLVGMSLAQIGEFAFVLLSRASNLKLIEGKLYMLLLGTTALSLVTTPLLFKLIPAVVHLGVLLRWFSSDSTYEIRGESLRADSAKHISLMVHSSHDS encoded by the exons ATGCGGACATTTTTTGCGCTCCTCATTCTCTTCTATTTCTTTTTGTCGCCGCTCATCGCCGGCGACTCGATGCCTGAAATCGCCGGAGTTAACGCTACTGCCCTAAATGATACGTCCTTGCGAAAGGAAAATACTCTTGCTGATATGATTGATCACGCATTGGAGAAAGAGTTCAACGAGACTGATGAGCTCACCGACG TAAAAGATCACGGGAGCTTCAACAACAGTGTTAATGAACAGCAG GCAGTTCTGGAAACTGTTGCCAGGGTTAAGcccaagaagaatgagacaaaaGATGAAAA GTCATTTCAGTTCCATGATGTTTTCACTCTTGATGCTGAGAATCAACCTGAAGAGACTCCAACCTTGATAGATAGCAag GACAATGTCTTCATTATGTCCAATCGCAAGTCGAAATTTCCTATCTTACAATTGGACCTAAG GTTCATATCTGATCTAGTTGTAGTAATTGTTTCTGCAACTTGTGGTGGAATTGCCTTTGCTTGTGCTGGACAACCA GTTATAACTGGATATTTACTAGCAGGATCCCTTATAGGACCTGGAGGTTTTAGTATTGTCAGTGAAATGGTTCAA GTTGAAACAGTGGCACAGTTTGGagttatttttcttctttttgcaTTGGGGCTAGAATTCTCAGTTGTGAAG ATTCGTGTTGTGCGAGCAGTTGCTTTCTTCGGCGGGTTGCTTCAAATACTTCTGTTTATGTGTTTGTGTGGAATAACAGCCTTG TTATGTGGTGGGGAAGCATCTGAAGGTGTCTTTGTTGGTGTGTTCCTCTCAATGTCTTCAACAGCAGTG GTTTTGAAATTCTTGATGGAAAAGAATAGTATCAATACATTATATGGGCAGGTTACTGTTGGAACCCTTGTTCTGCAG GACTGTACTGTGGGTTTGCTATTTGCTCTTCTCCCTATCCTTGGTGGTACTTCTGGTGCTCTCCAAGGAATCGTTTCCATGACAAAACT GTTGGTGGTGTTGGTTACATTCCTGACCATATTGGCAATATTGTCCCGCACTCTTATACCTCGGTTACTGAAGTTGATGATTAGTCTATCATCACAG ACTAATGAACTCTACCAATTGACATCTGTTGCGCTCTGCTTGCTTGTTGCTTGG TGTAGCGATAAGTTGGGTCTGAGTCTTGAGTTAGGATCCTTTGCTGCGGGACTGATGATATCAACAACTGATCATGCTCATCATACTCTGGAACAG GTGGAGCCGATCCGGAACTTTTTTGCTGCCCTTTTTCTAGCCAGTATTGGAATGCTAATTCATGTCCAGTTTCTCTGGAATCACATTGATATATTGCTGGCAGCTGTTATCTTGGTGATTATTATCAAAACAATTGTGTTCAGTTTGGTCGTGAGAGGATTTGGCTACAACAACAAGACTTCCCTTCTT GTTGGGATGTCTCTTGCACAAATTGGAGAATTTGCTTTTGTTCTTCTTAGTCGAGCGTCTAACCTCAAGTTGATCGAg GGTAAACTATACATGCTGCTTCTTGGGACAACAGCACTCAGTCTG GTGACTACACCATTACTGTTTAAGCTAATACCTGCCGTAGTACATCTTGGAGTGCTATTACGGTGGTTTTCTTCTGATTCCACCTATGAG ATTAGAGGAGAGAGTTTGCGCGCGGACAGTGCTAAGCATATATCTTTGATGGTCCACAGCTCTCATGATTCTTGA